One window from the genome of Pseudoalteromonas sp. '520P1 No. 423' encodes:
- the uvrD gene encoding DNA helicase II, producing the protein MDVSELLDGLNDKQRDAVAAPLQNMLVLAGAGSGKTRVLVHRIAWLMQVENASPYSIFAVTFTNKAAKEMRGRVEETIKSSIGGMWIGTFHGLSHRILRAHHNEANLPESFQIIDSDDQIRMIRRLLKALNIDDKKWPAKQVTWYIGAKKDEGLRPKDIKAYDPNEQMLLRIYTAYQEACDRAGLVDFAEILLRCYEVLNNNQSLLRHYQDRFPHILVDEFQDTNTVQYAWLKLLAGKQNHVMTVGDDDQSIYGWRGAKIENIRRFLQDFSAETIRLEQNYRSTATILKAANTLIANNSERMGKDLWTEDNEGELISIYAAFNELDEARFIVSKISEWKSKGKDLTDTAILYRSNAQSRILEEAMLQEGLKYRIYGGMRFFERQEIKDALSYLRLINNRQDDAAFERIINTPTRGIGNKSIGLIRDCARSESLPLWYAAQSLIDQKQLTGRAANAVGSFIALISHIEEQIQNSELAEQAKFAINHSGLMAMYQAEKGEKARARVENLEELINACSQFEMPEDEEFSSPLSGFLSHTALESGEGQADEHDDAVQMMTLHSAKGLEFPLVFMAGVEEGMFPSQQSHDDSERLEEERRLCYVGITRAMQKLYISHAESRRLYGQEKYHSPSRFLREIPDDCIEEVRIKTQVIKPQASNRFSNTVTSAAFEETGFKLGQRVIHKKFGEGTVLNYEGSGPQARVQVNFLDVGSKWLVTSYAKLQAL; encoded by the coding sequence ATGGACGTATCTGAATTACTTGATGGCTTAAACGATAAACAACGAGATGCCGTAGCAGCACCTTTGCAAAATATGTTGGTATTAGCAGGTGCAGGCTCAGGTAAAACCCGAGTTTTAGTTCACCGTATCGCTTGGTTAATGCAAGTTGAAAACGCATCTCCATACAGTATTTTTGCAGTAACTTTTACTAATAAAGCCGCTAAAGAAATGCGTGGACGTGTAGAAGAAACGATAAAAAGCTCAATTGGTGGTATGTGGATAGGTACTTTCCATGGTTTATCACATCGAATTTTACGCGCCCATCATAATGAAGCAAATCTGCCTGAATCATTTCAAATAATAGACTCTGACGATCAAATCAGAATGATACGAAGATTGCTTAAAGCCTTAAATATTGATGATAAAAAATGGCCCGCTAAGCAAGTAACTTGGTACATAGGCGCTAAAAAAGATGAAGGTTTAAGGCCTAAAGATATCAAAGCCTATGACCCTAACGAGCAAATGCTACTAAGAATTTATACCGCTTATCAAGAAGCCTGTGATCGCGCTGGTTTAGTAGATTTTGCTGAAATTCTTTTACGTTGTTATGAAGTGTTAAATAATAACCAAAGTTTATTACGCCATTACCAAGACCGATTCCCACATATTTTAGTAGATGAATTCCAAGATACCAATACCGTACAATACGCATGGTTAAAACTGCTTGCCGGTAAACAAAACCATGTAATGACGGTTGGTGATGATGATCAATCTATTTACGGTTGGCGTGGTGCTAAAATTGAAAATATTCGCCGTTTCTTACAAGACTTTAGTGCTGAGACTATAAGACTAGAGCAGAACTACCGTTCAACAGCAACCATTTTAAAAGCAGCAAATACCTTAATCGCCAACAACTCAGAGCGTATGGGTAAAGATTTATGGACTGAAGATAACGAAGGCGAATTAATCTCTATTTATGCGGCTTTTAATGAGCTAGATGAAGCGCGATTTATTGTTAGCAAAATCAGTGAATGGAAAAGCAAAGGCAAAGATTTAACTGATACCGCTATTTTATACCGAAGCAATGCACAATCTCGTATTTTAGAAGAAGCAATGCTGCAAGAAGGTTTAAAATACCGTATTTATGGCGGTATGCGCTTTTTCGAACGTCAAGAAATCAAAGATGCATTGTCTTATTTACGCTTGATCAATAACCGTCAAGATGATGCCGCATTTGAACGTATAATTAATACACCAACTCGTGGTATCGGCAATAAAAGTATCGGTTTAATTCGTGATTGCGCACGGTCTGAATCACTACCTTTATGGTATGCAGCGCAAAGCTTGATCGATCAAAAGCAACTTACTGGTCGCGCAGCTAATGCTGTAGGTAGTTTTATCGCCTTGATCAGTCATATAGAAGAACAAATCCAAAACTCAGAACTTGCTGAACAAGCTAAATTTGCAATTAATCATTCAGGCTTAATGGCAATGTATCAAGCTGAAAAAGGCGAAAAAGCACGTGCACGTGTAGAAAACTTAGAAGAACTCATTAATGCCTGTTCACAGTTTGAAATGCCTGAAGATGAAGAGTTCTCTTCACCACTTTCTGGTTTCTTATCACATACAGCATTAGAGTCAGGTGAAGGACAAGCTGATGAGCACGATGATGCTGTTCAAATGATGACATTACATTCAGCAAAAGGACTAGAATTTCCATTAGTATTTATGGCAGGTGTTGAAGAAGGCATGTTCCCATCACAGCAAAGTCATGATGATTCTGAACGTTTAGAAGAAGAACGTCGCTTATGTTATGTTGGTATTACACGAGCAATGCAAAAGCTATATATAAGTCATGCCGAAAGCCGCCGTTTATATGGCCAAGAGAAATATCATTCACCATCACGTTTTTTACGCGAGATTCCGGATGACTGCATTGAAGAAGTTCGCATAAAAACACAAGTGATCAAACCTCAAGCAAGTAACCGCTTTAGCAATACTGTCACCAGTGCCGCTTTTGAAGAAACTGGTTTTAAACTAGGTCAAAGAGTGATTCACAAAAAATTTGGTGAAGGCACAGTTCTTAACTACGAAGGTTCAGGGCCTCAAGCGAGAGTTCAGGTGAACTTCTTAGATGTTGGCAGTAAATGGTTAGTGACTTCATACGCTAAGTTACAGGCTTTATAA
- a CDS encoding HAD-IA family hydrolase, producing MKISRKLNDIKVLSFDLDDTLYNNKPIIKAALDAQFNYIKQIPTVGDKWLEQGADFWEKCRIAAQNNTPGIEQNVTLLRQHALHYAFTSLGHNDQESERHSKAAYQAFIIARSQVVVAPEVLALLKNLSQKYTLIAITNGNVDISKFCLKDSFEFLLMAGFDGAQKPAADMFELAADKLNVKLENILHIGDNLDSDIQGANNNGCMSCWLNDDPIKTSYKGLADIEISNILQLEMLLK from the coding sequence ATGAAAATTTCTAGAAAACTAAATGACATAAAAGTATTAAGTTTTGATTTAGACGATACACTTTACAATAACAAACCTATTATTAAAGCGGCACTTGATGCACAGTTTAATTACATAAAACAAATCCCAACTGTTGGCGATAAATGGCTAGAGCAAGGTGCTGACTTTTGGGAAAAATGCAGAATAGCCGCACAAAATAATACTCCTGGAATAGAACAAAATGTGACTTTATTACGCCAACACGCTCTACACTATGCTTTTACATCTTTAGGTCATAACGACCAAGAAAGTGAACGTCATAGTAAAGCGGCTTATCAAGCATTTATTATAGCCAGAAGCCAAGTTGTTGTTGCACCAGAAGTATTAGCTTTACTTAAAAATTTAAGTCAAAAATACACATTAATAGCGATTACCAATGGCAATGTTGATATCAGTAAGTTCTGCTTAAAAGACAGCTTTGAATTTTTACTTATGGCGGGCTTTGATGGCGCACAAAAACCAGCAGCTGATATGTTTGAACTCGCAGCGGATAAATTAAATGTAAAGTTAGAAAATATCTTACACATTGGTGATAATTTAGATTCAGATATTCAAGGCGCTAATAATAATGGTTGCATGTCTTGCTGGTTGAATGATGACCCGATAAAAACAAGTTATAAGGGCTTAGCAGATATAGAGATCAGTAATATTCTTCAGCTAGAAATGCTACTTAAATGA
- the xerC gene encoding tyrosine recombinase XerC, producing MEASQSTPIPAQWLNPIDAFIQYLKIEKNYSEHTLLQYQTQLKQAAEFLQHQAENWLKVQPEHIRSFSMQLKAKRLSSRTINLKLSCIRSLYKYLQALKIQRSGKKKQSVTPLNNPAEAIKGPKFEKPLPKNLDVDQMNQLLEIPPEDSLAIRDKAMMELMYSSGLRISELVNANLKDIKYKQAEIRVLGKGNKERVIPVGSKALNALNDWLKCRGEFAKPNEIALFLSKRKNRISVRQVRERMKQWGIKQGISAAIHPHKLRHSFASHILESSSDLRAVQELLGHSSLSATQVYTHLDFQHLARVYDKSHPRAKKLDSKK from the coding sequence GTGGAAGCCAGCCAATCAACTCCAATTCCAGCACAATGGCTAAACCCCATTGATGCTTTTATTCAATATCTAAAAATTGAAAAAAATTACTCCGAACATACGTTATTGCAATATCAAACTCAGCTAAAACAAGCCGCTGAGTTTTTACAACATCAAGCTGAAAACTGGCTAAAAGTACAGCCTGAGCATATTCGCAGCTTTAGTATGCAACTAAAAGCAAAACGCCTGAGTAGTAGAACGATTAATTTAAAGCTCTCATGTATACGCAGTTTATATAAATACCTACAAGCACTAAAAATACAACGCTCAGGCAAAAAAAAGCAATCAGTAACACCACTTAACAATCCAGCTGAAGCGATTAAAGGCCCTAAGTTCGAAAAACCTTTACCAAAAAATCTCGATGTAGATCAAATGAATCAACTACTAGAAATTCCGCCTGAAGATAGTTTAGCTATTAGAGATAAAGCGATGATGGAATTGATGTATTCATCAGGGTTACGGATCAGTGAGTTAGTTAATGCTAATTTAAAAGACATAAAATATAAACAAGCAGAAATTCGCGTATTAGGTAAAGGTAATAAAGAACGCGTGATTCCTGTCGGTAGCAAAGCATTAAATGCATTAAATGATTGGTTGAAATGTCGCGGAGAATTTGCAAAACCTAATGAAATAGCACTATTTTTAAGTAAACGTAAAAATAGAATATCTGTTCGCCAAGTACGTGAAAGAATGAAGCAATGGGGAATTAAGCAAGGTATTTCGGCCGCTATTCATCCTCATAAATTACGCCATTCATTTGCTTCTCATATATTAGAATCAAGTAGTGATTTACGGGCAGTTCAAGAACTATTAGGTCACAGCAGTCTATCTGCTACTCAAGTATATACCCACCTTGATTTTCAACATTTAGCGCGGGTTTATGACAAAAGCCACCCGAGAGCTAAAAAGCTTGATAGTAAAAAATAA
- a CDS encoding DUF484 family protein: MNTLSEQQVVAYLKQNTDFLKNNPDLLDQLDVISQQSGTVSLAIRQQQILRQKNQDLKENLASLIQTAKANESIFKTFSACQRDLMLINDFNELKEQLNATISKALNVKESRLLRYKPELKTVIEHRLQDSKHYLGRTSQDEVALLLNENCQSIALYLIGEIDNPLGLLAFSSDDPLHFTPSHDNIFIDEFIHSLKIKLIELN; encoded by the coding sequence ATGAACACATTATCTGAGCAGCAAGTAGTAGCGTATTTAAAACAAAACACGGACTTTTTAAAAAATAACCCTGACTTGCTTGATCAGTTAGATGTCATTTCTCAGCAAAGTGGTACGGTTTCCTTAGCAATACGCCAGCAACAAATATTGAGACAAAAAAACCAAGATTTAAAAGAAAATTTAGCTTCGTTAATACAAACAGCTAAAGCAAATGAATCTATTTTTAAAACTTTCAGTGCATGTCAGCGTGATTTAATGCTTATAAACGACTTTAATGAACTAAAGGAGCAGTTAAACGCAACTATAAGCAAAGCGTTAAATGTTAAAGAGTCTAGATTATTGCGTTATAAACCTGAACTTAAAACTGTCATTGAGCATAGATTACAAGACTCAAAACATTATTTAGGAAGAACAAGCCAAGATGAAGTTGCGTTGTTATTGAATGAAAACTGCCAATCAATCGCATTGTACTTAATAGGTGAAATCGATAATCCATTAGGCTTATTAGCTTTTTCGAGTGATGACCCTCTGCACTTCACACCATCACATGACAACATTTTCATCGATGAATTTATTCACTCCTTAAAAATTAAACTCATTGAACTGAACTAG
- the dapF gene encoding diaminopimelate epimerase: MLINFSKMHGLGNDFMMVDNITQNVFLSKDQIRKLADRNFGIGFDQLLMVEAPYDPDLDFHYRIFNADGSEVAQCGNGARCFARFVRMKGLTNKHKIAVSTKGGNMTLYIEKDGQISVNMGQPKLEPSRIPFKASKREATYIFRADEHTIFSGAVSMGNPHCVVEVDDIETAEVELLGPLLENHERFPEKANIGFMQILSREHIKLRVWERGAGETLACGSGACAAAVIGQVQNKLDPHVQVDLPGGTLQVRWHGENQTVKMTGPAEHVFDGQIAI, encoded by the coding sequence ATGCTAATTAATTTTTCAAAAATGCACGGCTTGGGTAATGACTTTATGATGGTTGATAACATTACTCAAAACGTATTTTTATCAAAAGATCAAATCCGTAAACTTGCCGATAGAAACTTCGGTATTGGCTTTGACCAGTTATTAATGGTGGAAGCACCTTATGATCCTGACCTAGATTTCCATTATCGTATTTTCAATGCTGATGGCTCTGAAGTTGCTCAATGTGGTAATGGCGCACGATGTTTTGCACGCTTTGTTCGCATGAAAGGTTTAACCAATAAACATAAAATCGCCGTTTCTACCAAAGGCGGTAATATGACTTTATATATTGAAAAAGACGGTCAAATTAGTGTCAATATGGGACAGCCTAAATTAGAGCCTAGTAGAATTCCCTTTAAAGCAAGTAAGCGTGAAGCGACTTATATTTTCAGAGCAGATGAACACACTATTTTTAGTGGTGCGGTTTCAATGGGTAATCCTCACTGTGTTGTAGAAGTAGATGACATCGAAACTGCTGAAGTTGAATTATTAGGTCCTTTACTAGAAAACCATGAACGCTTTCCAGAAAAAGCTAACATTGGCTTTATGCAAATTTTAAGTCGTGAACATATCAAACTTAGAGTTTGGGAACGTGGCGCAGGGGAGACCTTAGCTTGTGGTAGTGGTGCATGTGCAGCAGCAGTGATCGGTCAAGTTCAAAATAAACTAGATCCCCATGTTCAAGTTGATTTACCAGGTGGCACTTTACAAGTGCGTTGGCATGGTGAAAACCAAACGGTAAAAATGACGGGACCTGCAGAACACGTATTTGATGGCCAAATAGCGATTTAG
- the lysA gene encoding diaminopimelate decarboxylase, translating into MDYFNYRSQHLYAEDVDINDIAQQFGTPCYIYSRATFERHYNAFVDAAKAHKNLVCYAVKANSNIAVLNILAKLGSGFDIVSQGELARVVAAGGDVKKVVFSGVAKTKEEIVYALELGIKCFNVESIAELHNISAIASELNVIAPISIRVNPDIDAKTHPYISTGLKENKFGIDINQAVEVYKKASQLPGLSIQGIDFHIGSQLTEVTPFLAALDKILKLIEELSQLGIKISHLDVGGGLGVPYQGEEPPHPSIYVDKINEKLINLPELELIFEPGRAIAANSGILVTKVEYLKQNQDKHFAIVDAGMNDLLRPSLYQAWQNIIPVNLKPEQNSQTYNYDIVGPVCETGDFLGKDRDLALIQNDLLAVRSAGAYGFTMSSNYNSRPRVCEIMVDGDKVHEVRKRETIEQLYQGESLLPC; encoded by the coding sequence ATGGATTATTTTAATTATCGTTCACAGCACCTTTATGCTGAAGATGTAGACATAAACGATATTGCCCAGCAATTCGGAACTCCTTGTTATATTTATTCTCGTGCAACTTTTGAGCGTCACTATAATGCTTTTGTTGATGCAGCCAAAGCACATAAAAACTTAGTGTGTTATGCGGTCAAAGCAAATTCTAACATCGCAGTATTAAATATATTAGCTAAATTAGGCTCGGGTTTTGATATTGTATCTCAAGGCGAGTTAGCTCGAGTAGTTGCAGCCGGTGGTGACGTTAAAAAAGTTGTTTTTTCTGGCGTAGCTAAAACCAAAGAAGAAATTGTTTACGCTTTAGAGTTAGGCATTAAGTGTTTTAATGTTGAGTCTATCGCTGAGCTTCATAATATTTCAGCTATTGCATCTGAACTAAATGTTATTGCGCCTATTTCCATACGTGTTAATCCGGATATTGATGCAAAAACACATCCTTATATCTCAACAGGTCTTAAAGAGAATAAATTTGGTATTGATATAAACCAAGCTGTTGAAGTTTATAAAAAGGCATCTCAATTACCTGGGTTATCCATTCAAGGTATAGACTTTCATATTGGTTCTCAGTTAACTGAAGTCACACCTTTTCTTGCAGCCTTAGATAAAATATTAAAATTAATTGAAGAGTTATCTCAATTAGGCATTAAGATTTCTCACTTGGATGTCGGTGGTGGTCTTGGTGTGCCTTATCAAGGTGAAGAACCGCCTCACCCAAGTATTTATGTTGATAAAATTAATGAAAAACTAATCAACTTGCCTGAGTTAGAACTTATATTTGAACCTGGTCGCGCAATTGCTGCCAATTCAGGTATTTTAGTAACTAAAGTTGAATACCTAAAACAAAATCAAGATAAACACTTTGCAATTGTTGATGCCGGTATGAACGACTTATTAAGACCTTCTCTTTACCAAGCTTGGCAAAATATTATTCCTGTTAACCTTAAGCCTGAACAAAATTCACAAACATATAATTACGATATTGTGGGCCCAGTATGCGAAACCGGAGACTTTTTAGGTAAAGATCGTGATTTAGCACTCATACAAAATGATTTATTAGCTGTTCGCAGTGCGGGAGCATATGGATTTACAATGAGTTCAAATTACAATTCGAGACCGCGAGTGTGTGAGATCATGGTCGACGGTGATAAAGTACATGAGGTACGTAAACGCGAAACCATAGAGCAACTATATCAAGGAGAGAGCTTACTACCATGCTAA
- a CDS encoding lipoprotein — MQRIKYSHIILFSCLLFIGACGQTGDLYLPKETQEKPKVKAEEKKENQQNKDKQDK, encoded by the coding sequence ATGCAAAGAATAAAATATAGCCATATCATACTATTTTCATGCTTATTATTTATAGGTGCTTGTGGTCAAACCGGTGACCTTTATTTACCAAAAGAAACACAAGAAAAACCTAAAGTTAAAGCTGAAGAAAAAAAAGAAAATCAGCAAAACAAAGATAAACAGGACAAATAA
- the cyaY gene encoding iron donor protein CyaY, whose product MTDNEYHELVDAVLLTIEEQVDDFEADLDYESAPSILEIIFPDKSKIILNKQAPLHQLWVATKFNGHHFEFNGTQWIDNRSQAEFWQFLSEVSSQQAGVEIKWLSELK is encoded by the coding sequence ATGACAGACAATGAATATCACGAACTTGTAGATGCAGTTTTATTGACTATTGAAGAACAAGTTGATGATTTTGAAGCTGATTTAGATTACGAATCAGCACCGAGTATTTTAGAAATAATTTTTCCTGATAAAAGTAAAATAATTCTAAATAAACAAGCACCTCTACATCAGTTATGGGTGGCAACTAAATTTAATGGCCATCACTTTGAGTTTAATGGCACGCAATGGATCGATAATAGAAGCCAAGCAGAATTTTGGCAATTTCTATCTGAAGTATCTAGCCAGCAGGCGGGTGTCGAAATTAAGTGGTTGTCAGAATTAAAATAA
- a CDS encoding alpha/beta hydrolase: MSLKSVICEPQGQHKATVIWLHGLGDSGDGFAPIVPQLEIPNEIGVKFIFPHAPIRAVTINNGIEMRAWYDIVSFDLDKRADEIGVRESSAQVAEIIEQEMAQGIEANKIILAGFSQGGVIALHLAPRLKHKLAGVMALSTYMCAPQKFNDEAIQKDLTVLMAHGSQDEVVPMFAGKQALDVMQSAGLEVTWHDYPMGHQVCGEEVMVIRNWLIEQLQ, from the coding sequence ATGAGTTTAAAATCGGTTATTTGTGAGCCACAAGGACAGCATAAAGCAACAGTTATTTGGTTACATGGCTTGGGTGATTCTGGTGACGGTTTTGCGCCAATTGTGCCACAGTTGGAAATTCCAAATGAAATCGGTGTTAAATTTATTTTTCCTCATGCGCCAATTCGTGCTGTAACAATTAATAATGGCATTGAAATGCGAGCGTGGTATGACATCGTTTCTTTTGATCTAGATAAACGCGCTGATGAAATAGGTGTGAGAGAATCATCTGCACAGGTAGCAGAAATCATAGAGCAAGAAATGGCTCAAGGCATTGAAGCTAATAAAATAATTTTAGCTGGTTTCTCTCAAGGTGGTGTAATTGCATTACATTTAGCACCTAGATTAAAGCATAAACTTGCAGGAGTTATGGCGTTATCAACTTATATGTGTGCACCACAAAAGTTTAACGATGAAGCAATACAAAAAGATTTAACTGTATTGATGGCACATGGTTCACAGGATGAAGTAGTTCCTATGTTTGCTGGTAAGCAAGCGCTAGATGTAATGCAAAGCGCTGGTTTAGAAGTTACTTGGCATGATTACCCTATGGGGCATCAAGTATGTGGTGAAGAAGTTATGGTAATTCGTAATTGGTTAATTGAGCAACTTCAATAA
- a CDS encoding DUF2914 domain-containing protein — MSQKITITTKIQKETGAIDKVEYQWHWNRIVLVCFSLVVISACIIWALSSGVSANKTLISSQEKERVVTHKVVPVDNHEKAKTIELAQIQDQQVVILDAKNEIEEKLAPEIVKAVEVKKVDEPKDTVLRDTQVMHVSTLIPQSHLSKISHGGSIDTDFVTRAVLTTAVVNKEPVDVLDAQVSLFSINEKLFFFTEVNNMKSQTVFHRWFFENTLMAEVELDIFSTRYRTYSSKKIMTKQRGNWRVELVNSNQNILASKSFHIK; from the coding sequence GTGAGTCAAAAAATAACAATCACAACTAAGATACAAAAAGAGACTGGTGCCATTGATAAAGTTGAATATCAATGGCATTGGAATCGCATTGTGTTAGTTTGTTTTTCTCTAGTCGTTATTTCAGCCTGCATTATTTGGGCTCTATCGTCGGGAGTTTCGGCAAATAAAACTCTCATAAGTTCTCAAGAAAAAGAGCGAGTAGTTACTCATAAAGTTGTGCCGGTTGATAATCATGAAAAAGCTAAAACAATTGAACTGGCGCAAATACAAGATCAACAAGTTGTGATTTTAGATGCCAAAAATGAAATAGAAGAAAAGCTGGCTCCTGAAATTGTAAAGGCTGTAGAAGTTAAGAAAGTAGATGAGCCTAAAGATACAGTTTTAAGAGATACTCAGGTAATGCATGTATCAACATTAATTCCGCAAAGTCATTTATCAAAAATATCACATGGTGGTTCAATTGATACTGACTTTGTAACACGAGCGGTATTAACAACGGCAGTTGTAAATAAAGAACCGGTTGATGTACTAGATGCACAGGTATCTCTTTTTAGCATAAATGAAAAGTTATTCTTTTTTACTGAAGTGAATAACATGAAGTCGCAAACAGTTTTTCATCGTTGGTTTTTTGAAAATACTTTAATGGCTGAAGTTGAACTCGATATTTTCAGCACAAGGTATAGAACATATTCGTCAAAAAAGATAATGACAAAGCAAAGGGGTAACTGGCGTGTTGAGCTAGTTAATTCAAATCAAAATATTTTAGCAAGTAAGTCATTTCATATTAAATAA
- the hemC gene encoding hydroxymethylbilane synthase: MTTATKTVLRIATRKSALALWQAEFVKAELEKFHPELTVELVPMSTQGDKILDTPLAKIGGKGLFVKELEQAMLDGRADIAVHSMKDVPVEFPEGLALNTICEREDPRDAFVSNTYKTLDELPKGAIVGTSSLRRQCQIKALRPDLEIRDLRGNVNTRLAKLDDGQYDAIILAAAGLIRLEMPARISDFIGADISLPANGQGAVGIECRIDDEATKAFLAPLEHHETRMRVLAERAMNRKLQGGCQVPIGAYAEIVGDDLTLRGLVGAIDGSVILQDSVSGSVKQAEQLGEQLADTLLERGADKILAEVYRDA, encoded by the coding sequence ATGACAACTGCAACAAAAACAGTATTAAGAATAGCGACGCGTAAAAGTGCCCTTGCATTATGGCAAGCAGAATTCGTAAAAGCTGAGCTTGAAAAGTTTCATCCAGAACTAACTGTTGAATTAGTTCCTATGTCTACGCAGGGCGATAAAATTTTAGATACACCACTTGCAAAGATAGGCGGTAAAGGTCTTTTTGTTAAAGAGCTTGAGCAAGCTATGTTAGATGGACGAGCTGATATCGCGGTACATTCGATGAAAGATGTACCGGTAGAGTTTCCTGAAGGTTTAGCACTTAATACGATTTGTGAGCGCGAAGATCCAAGAGATGCGTTTGTTTCTAATACTTATAAAACATTAGATGAATTACCAAAAGGTGCAATCGTAGGTACTTCTAGCTTACGTCGTCAGTGTCAAATTAAAGCATTACGCCCAGATTTAGAGATCAGAGATTTACGCGGTAATGTAAATACACGTCTAGCAAAGCTAGATGACGGTCAATATGATGCAATTATTTTAGCTGCTGCTGGTTTAATTCGCTTAGAAATGCCAGCGCGTATTAGTGATTTTATTGGTGCTGATATTTCTTTACCTGCGAATGGTCAAGGTGCAGTTGGTATTGAATGTAGAATAGATGATGAAGCGACAAAGGCATTTTTAGCGCCATTAGAACATCATGAAACACGTATGCGCGTATTAGCAGAGCGAGCTATGAACCGTAAACTTCAAGGTGGTTGTCAGGTACCTATTGGTGCATATGCAGAAATCGTAGGTGATGATCTAACATTGCGAGGTTTAGTTGGTGCAATAGATGGTTCTGTTATTTTACAAGATTCAGTATCTGGTTCTGTTAAACAAGCTGAGCAATTAGGCGAGCAATTAGCTGATACATTATTAGAGCGAGGCGCTGATAAAATTCTTGCTGAAGTTTATCGCGACGCATAA